From a region of the Deltaproteobacteria bacterium genome:
- a CDS encoding AmiS/UreI family transporter, with protein sequence MLLGLALLYVGSVLFLNGIWLMGRIGDREIAIINIFVGGLTALVSAFLAFGPNADATSIKAAALTLLFTFTYLWVAYNRFHDVDGRGLGWYSLFVAITVVPVALDTLINATTLWGYWFGLCWAAWAVLWFMFFLLLAMQKPIAKVTGAVTSIQGILTGWLPGYLLLEGILA encoded by the coding sequence ATGCTCTTGGGACTTGCACTGTTGTACGTCGGATCCGTTCTTTTCCTGAACGGCATCTGGCTGATGGGCCGCATCGGTGATCGGGAGATCGCCATCATCAATATCTTTGTCGGCGGTCTCACCGCGCTGGTTTCGGCGTTTCTGGCCTTCGGGCCGAATGCGGATGCGACGTCGATCAAGGCCGCGGCGCTGACGCTTCTCTTCACCTTCACCTACCTGTGGGTGGCCTACAATAGATTCCACGATGTCGATGGCCGCGGGCTGGGCTGGTACAGCCTCTTCGTTGCCATCACGGTGGTTCCGGTAGCGTTGGATACCCTGATCAATGCCACCACGCTGTGGGGGTATTGGTTCGGGCTGTGCTGGGCGGCGTGGGCCGTATTGTGGTTCATGTTCTTCCTGCTGCTCGCGATGCAGAAGCCGATCGCGAAGGTGACCGGTGCGGTGACCTCGATACAGGGCATCTTGACCGGGTGGCTGCCGGGTTATCTCTTGCTGGAAGGCATTCTGGCATAA